Part of the Nocardioides perillae genome is shown below.
GCCCCGTCGGCGCCCACGTCGAGCTCGTGGTCGAGGACGACGGCCGCGGCGTCGACCCGGCGGCACCCGCCACCCAGGGCACCGGGCTGCGCGGCATGGCCGAGCGCGCCGCCGGCGTCGGCGGCAGCCTGAGCGTCACGCGGCGCGAGGGCGGTGGCACGCGGGTGCGGCTGCTGGTGCCGGCCGCGCCCCCGGCTGCGGCCCCGACCGCGGCCCCGGAGGGCGGCCGGTGAGCGCGACGCGGGCCCGCACCGACCCGGGGCGGCCGGCCCGGGTGGTCCTGGCCGACGACCACGCGCTGGTGCGCCGCGGCGTGCGCCTGATCCTCGACGCCGAGCCCGACCTCGAGGTGGTCGCCGAGGTCGGCGACGGCCGCGCGGCCCTCGACGTGCTGCGCACGGTGCCGGCCGACCTGCTCCTGCTCGACGTCGCGATGCCCGTGATGACCGGGCTGCAGGCGGCCCGCGAGGTGCAGCGCCGCGGGCTGCAGGTGACCGTGCTGATGCTCTCGATGCACGACAACGAGCAGTACTTCTTCGACGCGCTGCGTGCCGGGGCCGCGGGCTACGTGCTCAAGGCCGCCGCCGACCGCGACCTCCTCGAGGCGTGTCGGGCGGCGCTGCGCGGCGAGACGTTCCTCTACCCCGGCACCGAGCGCGCCCTGGTGCGCGAGTGGGTGGCGCGCGAGCGCCGCGGCGAGCGGCACGCCCCCGCGCTGCTCACGGCCCGCGAGGACGAGGTCGTCAAGCTCGTCGCCGAGGGCCACAGCACCCGCGAGATCGCCCGG
Proteins encoded:
- a CDS encoding response regulator; translation: MSATRARTDPGRPARVVLADDHALVRRGVRLILDAEPDLEVVAEVGDGRAALDVLRTVPADLLLLDVAMPVMTGLQAAREVQRRGLQVTVLMLSMHDNEQYFFDALRAGAAGYVLKAAADRDLLEACRAALRGETFLYPGTERALVREWVARERRGERHAPALLTAREDEVVKLVAEGHSTREIARLLVISPRTVERHRENVLRKLGLRDRTELTRYAVRVGLIEP